Proteins encoded in a region of the Streptomyces sp. NBC_01298 genome:
- a CDS encoding cellulose binding domain-containing protein — MRTPTHAPGHTPDRAPVRKRRTAVALALALTAGLGSAALGALPATAAADSVKVQYRTSATGATADQAEPWFKVVNNGSGTVALNQVSFRYYFKADSPTTQYRFACSWAVKGCANITGTFGTLATPTATADRYLEITFTGGAGSLAPGADTGDMQLRFYRADWQTLRQSDDYSFDGSRTAYADWDKVTAKLGTGTVWGTAPGGNVPDPTPTPTDPTPTPTNPTPTPTDPGPAGATLFDDFTYTSSSDPAIGAHGWSVRSNAGGPGVPGATWAPENVTFAAEGGNTIMNLETSTAGTGESTKHTEILTKTMKFKNGTYAARVKFSDAPKYGPDGDHLVQTFFPINDLKAPLADDYSEYDFEYLPNGGWGEPSNILYTTSWETYQADPWVAVNQHTESRLSYAGWHDLVLTIDNSVITYYIDGQVFGTHDAKYLPERGMSINFNQWLIDLNGQPGSTPRAYDQKVDYVLHVKDQVLTPAQVAAKVGGYRTAGTAFVDTVPGS, encoded by the coding sequence ATGCGCACCCCGACCCACGCCCCCGGCCACACCCCTGACCGTGCCCCCGTCCGCAAGCGCCGTACGGCCGTAGCCCTGGCCCTCGCCCTGACCGCCGGTCTCGGCTCGGCCGCCCTCGGCGCCCTGCCCGCGACCGCCGCGGCCGACTCCGTCAAGGTCCAGTACCGCACCAGCGCGACCGGCGCCACCGCCGACCAGGCGGAGCCCTGGTTCAAGGTGGTCAACAACGGTTCCGGCACCGTCGCCCTGAACCAGGTCTCCTTCCGCTACTACTTCAAGGCCGACAGCCCCACCACCCAGTACCGGTTCGCCTGTTCCTGGGCGGTCAAGGGCTGCGCCAACATCACCGGCACCTTCGGCACCCTGGCCACCCCGACGGCCACCGCCGACCGCTATCTGGAGATCACCTTCACCGGTGGCGCCGGCAGCCTCGCCCCGGGCGCCGACACCGGTGACATGCAGCTGCGCTTCTACCGCGCCGACTGGCAGACGCTGCGCCAGTCCGACGACTACTCCTTCGACGGGTCCCGCACGGCGTACGCCGACTGGGACAAGGTGACCGCCAAGCTGGGCACCGGCACCGTCTGGGGCACCGCGCCCGGGGGCAACGTCCCCGACCCGACGCCGACTCCGACGGACCCGACCCCGACGCCGACCAACCCCACGCCGACCCCGACCGACCCGGGACCGGCCGGAGCCACCCTCTTCGACGATTTCACCTACACCTCTTCCTCGGACCCGGCGATAGGGGCCCACGGCTGGAGCGTGCGCTCCAACGCGGGCGGGCCCGGTGTCCCGGGCGCCACTTGGGCGCCTGAGAACGTCACCTTCGCGGCCGAGGGCGGCAACACGATCATGAATCTGGAGACCTCGACGGCCGGCACCGGCGAGAGCACCAAGCACACCGAGATCCTCACGAAGACGATGAAGTTCAAGAACGGTACGTACGCGGCGCGGGTGAAGTTCTCCGACGCCCCGAAGTACGGCCCGGACGGGGACCACCTCGTGCAGACCTTCTTCCCCATCAACGACCTCAAGGCCCCGCTGGCCGACGACTACTCGGAGTACGACTTCGAGTACCTCCCCAACGGCGGCTGGGGCGAGCCCTCGAACATCCTCTACACCACCTCGTGGGAGACGTACCAGGCCGACCCGTGGGTGGCCGTCAACCAGCACACCGAGTCCCGGCTGAGCTACGCGGGCTGGCACGACCTGGTGCTCACCATCGACAACAGCGTCATCACCTACTACATCGACGGTCAGGTCTTCGGCACGCACGACGCCAAGTACCTGCCCGAGCGGGGCATGTCGATCAACTTCAACCAGTGGCTGATCGACCTCAACGGGCAGCCGGGCTCGACCCCGCGCGCCTACGACCAGAAGGTGGACTACGTCCTGCACGTCAAGGACCAGGTCCTCACCCCGGCCCAGGTCGCGGCCAAGGTCGGCGGCTACCGCACCGCGGGAACGGCCTTCGTGGACACCGTCCCGGGCAGCTGA
- a CDS encoding ABC transporter permease/substrate binding protein: MPRLNLGSWVDSGVDFLQSHLSWLFDAIATLVTGLYDGIEAVLNAPNPLLLAGILAVAAWWLRGLLAALLAFAGFALVDSVALWPEAMSTLALVLVATLVTLVFAIPLGIWASRSDKVSAAMKPVLDFMQTMPAMVYLIPGIIFFGVGVVPGIIATIIFSLAPGVRMTELGIRQVDAELVEAAEAFGTTPRDTLVRVQLPLALPTIMAGINQVIMLGLSMVVIAGMVGGGGLGGAVYRAIGSVDIGLGFEAGISIVILAMYLDRMTGALGRHVSPLGRRTLAKARSAATGTAKVWSHRPQPVFAVASAVVLALVAGSIGIFGDSGKSQVNAAGGAGVENIGKGRKLSIGYIPWDEGIASTFLWKELLERRGYQVDARQLELGALYTGLAGGQVDFQTDAWLPSTQAEYWKKYGNKLDDLGSWFGPTSIELAVPSYVKDVKTLADLKGKAGQFKGRIIGIEPSAGAMGLLKDKVLPQYGLDGEYKIVDGSTPGMLAELKRAYEKKEPVAVVLWSPHWAYASYELTKLGDPQGAWGKGDGIHNVARKGFAADEPKVAQWLKSFKLTEAQLTGLEAKIQESGKGKEQQAVRAWLAEHPEVAKLA, translated from the coding sequence ATGCCCCGCCTGAACCTCGGATCCTGGGTCGACAGCGGTGTCGACTTCCTCCAGAGCCACCTGTCCTGGCTGTTCGACGCCATCGCCACGCTCGTCACCGGGCTCTACGACGGCATCGAAGCCGTCCTGAACGCGCCGAACCCGCTGCTGCTGGCCGGCATCCTCGCCGTCGCCGCCTGGTGGCTGCGCGGGCTGCTCGCCGCCCTGCTGGCCTTCGCCGGCTTCGCCCTGGTCGACTCCGTCGCCCTGTGGCCCGAGGCCATGTCCACGCTCGCGCTGGTCCTGGTCGCCACCCTGGTCACGCTGGTCTTCGCGATCCCGCTGGGCATCTGGGCCTCGCGCTCCGACAAGGTCAGCGCCGCCATGAAGCCCGTCCTGGACTTCATGCAGACCATGCCGGCCATGGTCTACCTCATCCCCGGCATCATCTTCTTCGGGGTCGGCGTGGTGCCCGGCATCATCGCCACCATCATCTTCTCGCTGGCGCCCGGCGTCCGGATGACCGAACTCGGCATCCGCCAGGTCGACGCAGAACTGGTCGAGGCCGCCGAGGCCTTCGGCACCACCCCGCGCGACACCCTCGTACGGGTCCAGCTCCCGCTGGCGCTGCCCACCATCATGGCGGGCATCAACCAGGTCATCATGCTCGGCCTGTCCATGGTGGTCATCGCCGGCATGGTCGGCGGCGGCGGCCTCGGCGGCGCCGTCTACCGGGCCATCGGCAGCGTGGACATCGGCCTCGGCTTCGAGGCCGGCATCTCCATCGTCATCCTCGCCATGTACCTGGACCGGATGACCGGCGCCCTGGGCCGCCACGTCTCCCCGCTCGGCCGCCGCACCCTCGCCAAGGCCCGCTCCGCAGCCACCGGCACCGCCAAGGTGTGGAGCCACCGCCCGCAGCCCGTCTTCGCCGTGGCCTCGGCCGTGGTGCTGGCCCTGGTCGCGGGCAGCATCGGCATCTTCGGCGACTCCGGGAAGTCCCAGGTCAACGCCGCCGGCGGGGCAGGCGTCGAGAACATCGGCAAGGGCCGCAAGCTCAGCATCGGCTACATCCCGTGGGACGAGGGCATCGCCTCCACCTTCCTCTGGAAGGAGCTCCTGGAGCGCCGCGGCTACCAGGTCGACGCCCGCCAGCTGGAGCTCGGCGCGCTCTACACCGGGCTCGCGGGCGGCCAGGTCGACTTCCAGACCGACGCCTGGCTCCCGTCCACGCAGGCCGAGTACTGGAAGAAGTACGGGAACAAGCTCGACGACCTCGGCTCCTGGTTCGGACCCACCTCGATCGAGCTGGCCGTCCCCTCCTACGTGAAGGACGTCAAGACCCTCGCCGACCTGAAGGGCAAGGCGGGCCAGTTCAAGGGCCGGATCATCGGCATCGAGCCCAGCGCCGGCGCCATGGGCCTCCTCAAGGACAAGGTGCTGCCGCAGTACGGGCTCGACGGCGAGTACAAGATCGTCGACGGCTCCACCCCGGGCATGCTGGCCGAGCTCAAGCGGGCCTACGAGAAGAAGGAGCCCGTCGCGGTCGTCCTCTGGTCGCCGCACTGGGCGTACGCCTCCTACGAGCTGACGAAGCTCGGGGACCCGCAGGGCGCCTGGGGCAAGGGCGACGGCATCCACAACGTCGCCCGCAAGGGCTTCGCGGCCGACGAGCCGAAGGTCGCCCAGTGGCTGAAGTCCTTCAAGCTGACGGAGGCCCAGCTCACCGGCCTGGAAGCCAAGATCCAGGAATCGGGCAAGGGCAAGGAACAGCAGGCCGTACGCGCCTGGCTGGCCGAGCACCCCGAGGTCGCCAAGCTCGCCTGA
- a CDS encoding S8 family serine peptidase, protein MIKRSRLLRRCGAVLALASALALGAETGASAADQPEGVVLYAGAPGAVGDSYLVLLDPARAGSRTDRGRSVVERFGGSVARTYDSAVNGFSVRMTERQARRLAADPAVTTVAQNRKLRLDTTQPTPPSWGLDRIDQRRQPLNNAYTYASSGGTGVTAYVIDTGVNIGHKDFGGRARYGYDAIDDDNVAEDLHGHGTHVAGTVAGTTFGVAKRAKVVAVRVLDASGSGTTEQVVAGIDWVTRHAVKPAVANMSLGGDPDSVLDAAVRGSIASGITYTVAAGNQDKDASTHSPARVSQAITVGATSSHDARSSYSNYGSLVDLFAPGDYITSAVYWDDEWSTQMSGTSMASPHVAGAAAIYLSLNRTATPAQVATYLKSKATTGAVLDRGSGSPDRALYLGSVANRVVTKRVSNTKDYAVGDLKTIRSPITVSGVEGSAPSKLEVEVSVKHPDSGTLRIDLIAPDGTAYPIKDEYTDWGESDLVGLYSVNASSETANGVWRLRVYDAFAGNTGYLDWWALRF, encoded by the coding sequence ATGATCAAGAGATCGCGTTTATTACGGCGCTGTGGAGCCGTACTCGCACTCGCCTCGGCGCTCGCACTCGGGGCGGAAACCGGGGCCTCGGCCGCGGACCAGCCTGAGGGGGTGGTCCTGTACGCCGGAGCGCCCGGAGCCGTCGGCGACAGCTACCTCGTCCTGCTGGATCCGGCGCGCGCGGGTTCCCGTACGGACCGGGGCCGGTCCGTGGTCGAACGGTTCGGCGGCTCGGTCGCCCGGACGTACGACTCGGCGGTCAACGGCTTCTCCGTCCGGATGACGGAGCGCCAGGCCCGGCGGCTCGCGGCCGATCCGGCCGTGACCACGGTCGCGCAGAACCGGAAGCTGCGTCTGGACACCACCCAGCCGACCCCGCCGTCCTGGGGGCTGGACCGGATCGACCAGCGCAGGCAGCCGCTGAACAACGCGTACACGTACGCCTCTTCGGGCGGAACGGGCGTGACCGCGTACGTCATCGACACCGGGGTCAACATCGGCCACAAGGACTTCGGCGGGCGGGCCCGGTACGGGTACGACGCGATCGACGACGACAACGTCGCCGAGGACCTGCACGGGCACGGCACGCACGTGGCCGGAACGGTCGCGGGCACCACCTTCGGGGTGGCCAAGCGCGCCAAGGTGGTGGCCGTCCGGGTCCTCGACGCGAGCGGGTCGGGCACGACCGAGCAGGTGGTCGCCGGAATCGACTGGGTGACCCGCCACGCGGTCAAGCCGGCCGTGGCGAACATGAGCCTGGGCGGTGACCCGGACAGCGTCCTGGACGCGGCCGTGCGGGGTTCCATCGCCTCGGGCATCACCTACACGGTGGCCGCGGGCAACCAGGACAAGGACGCCTCGACCCACTCGCCGGCCCGGGTCTCCCAGGCGATCACGGTCGGGGCGACGAGCAGCCACGACGCCCGCTCCTCGTACTCCAACTACGGTTCGCTGGTGGACCTGTTCGCCCCCGGCGACTACATCACCTCGGCGGTGTACTGGGACGACGAGTGGAGCACCCAGATGTCGGGGACCTCGATGGCCTCCCCGCACGTCGCGGGCGCGGCGGCGATCTACCTGTCCCTCAACCGCACCGCCACCCCGGCCCAGGTGGCGACCTACCTGAAGTCCAAGGCCACCACCGGGGCCGTGCTCGACCGCGGTTCCGGCTCCCCGGACCGCGCCCTCTACCTGGGCAGCGTGGCGAACCGGGTGGTCACCAAACGCGTATCCAACACCAAGGACTACGCGGTCGGGGACCTGAAGACCATCAGGTCCCCGATCACGGTCAGCGGGGTCGAGGGCAGCGCCCCGTCCAAGCTGGAGGTGGAGGTGTCCGTCAAGCACCCGGACTCCGGCACCTTGCGGATCGACCTGATCGCACCCGACGGGACGGCGTACCCGATCAAGGACGAGTACACCGACTGGGGCGAGAGCGACCTCGTCGGGCTGTACTCGGTCAACGCCTCCTCGGAGACGGCGAACGGGGTGTGGCGGCTGCGCGTCTACGACGCCTTCGCCGGCAACACCGGGTACCTCGACTGGTGGGCGCTGCGGTTCTGA
- a CDS encoding MalY/PatB family protein: MEDAYDFDVPVDRHGTWCTQWDYVEDRFGVPDLLPFTISDMDFETAPEVLAALRGRLEHGVLGYSRWRHEDFLSAVRHWYATRYDTPVDVDRIAYAPAVLYQVGRILDLWSSPGDGVVVHTPAYDAFPRLLAARGREFRGVPLHDWDALERELARPDTSVLLLCSPHNPTGHVWSGAELERMAALCERHGVAVISDEIHSDLAHALYRHRPWALHGRPGGRWAIVTSASKSFNIPALTGSYGIFGDAESCGRYLTLLKDADGLSSPAVLSVAGHIAAYREGGPWLDALNAYVAGNLDLVRERLLRSFPELDWQPPQAGYLAWIDLRPLGVPDEVLQRELIHTEKVAIMPGTAYGPEGAGFVRLNVGCPRAKAQAGVEALIRALRTTSGAPGGAAPEAAPATATGPAAEGN, from the coding sequence ATGGAAGACGCGTACGACTTTGACGTGCCGGTCGACCGGCACGGCACCTGGTGCACGCAGTGGGACTACGTCGAGGACCGCTTCGGGGTGCCCGACCTGCTCCCCTTCACCATCTCCGACATGGATTTCGAGACCGCCCCCGAGGTGCTCGCCGCCCTGCGCGGCCGCCTGGAGCACGGGGTCCTCGGTTACTCCCGCTGGCGCCACGAGGACTTCCTCTCCGCGGTCCGGCACTGGTACGCCACCCGCTACGACACCCCCGTCGACGTGGACCGCATCGCCTACGCCCCCGCCGTCCTCTACCAGGTCGGCCGGATCCTGGACCTCTGGTCCTCGCCCGGTGACGGGGTCGTGGTCCACACCCCGGCCTACGACGCCTTCCCGCGCCTGCTCGCGGCCCGCGGCCGGGAGTTCCGCGGGGTCCCGCTCCACGACTGGGACGCCCTGGAAAGGGAGTTGGCCCGCCCCGACACCAGCGTGCTGCTGCTGTGCTCCCCGCACAATCCCACCGGACACGTGTGGAGCGGGGCCGAGCTGGAGCGGATGGCCGCGCTGTGCGAGCGGCACGGGGTCGCGGTGATCAGCGACGAGATCCACTCCGATCTCGCGCACGCCCTGTACCGGCACCGCCCGTGGGCGCTGCACGGCCGCCCGGGCGGCCGCTGGGCGATCGTGACCTCCGCTTCGAAGTCCTTCAACATTCCCGCGCTGACCGGCAGTTACGGGATCTTCGGCGACGCGGAGTCCTGTGGGCGCTACCTCACCCTGCTCAAGGACGCCGACGGGCTGTCCTCCCCGGCGGTCCTCTCCGTCGCCGGACACATCGCGGCGTACCGCGAGGGCGGGCCCTGGCTCGACGCACTCAACGCCTACGTCGCGGGCAACCTGGACCTGGTGCGGGAGCGGCTTCTGCGGTCCTTCCCCGAGCTGGACTGGCAGCCGCCCCAGGCCGGCTACCTCGCCTGGATCGATCTCCGGCCCCTCGGAGTTCCCGACGAGGTGCTCCAACGTGAGCTGATTCATACCGAGAAGGTGGCGATCATGCCCGGAACCGCCTACGGGCCCGAAGGCGCGGGCTTCGTACGGCTCAATGTGGGCTGCCCGCGCGCCAAGGCGCAGGCCGGTGTCGAGGCCTTGATCCGGGCCCTGCGCACCACCTCGGGCGCCCCCGGGGGAGCGGCCCCCGAAGCCGCTCCGGCAACCGCCACCGGGCCCGCGGCCGAGGGGAATTGA
- a CDS encoding quaternary amine ABC transporter ATP-binding protein produces the protein MSTLIAEHVYKVFGKGPDNGAAVAKAVRALESGETDRDELRAEGTTAAVIDTSFRVEPGQIFVVMGLSGSGKSTLLRMLNGLLEPTAGRILFDGEDLTALSPAEMRRVRSTKISMVFQHFALFPHRDVLENAGYGLEVQGVPRAERERRAAEALALCGLGGWEKSWPDELSGGMQQRVGLARALATDADLLLMDESFSALDPLIRRDMQDQLLELQKSLGKTIVFITHDLNEAMRLGDSIAVMRDGRIVQQGTAEDILTRPADDYVASFIQDVDRSRVLTADAVMTGAAGGRPDCGCPTVSAGTPLADVCAVSARVPHDVTVTGDDGSVLGSVPQGRLVAFIGDERRAALDCTEVAA, from the coding sequence GTGTCCACGCTCATAGCCGAGCACGTGTACAAGGTGTTCGGTAAAGGACCCGACAACGGAGCGGCCGTCGCGAAAGCGGTCCGCGCGCTCGAAAGCGGCGAGACCGACCGCGACGAGCTGCGCGCCGAGGGTACGACGGCGGCGGTGATCGACACCTCGTTCCGCGTCGAGCCCGGCCAGATCTTCGTCGTCATGGGTCTGTCGGGCTCGGGCAAGTCCACCTTGCTGCGCATGCTCAACGGCCTGCTGGAGCCCACCGCGGGCCGGATCCTCTTCGACGGCGAGGACCTCACCGCCCTCTCGCCGGCCGAGATGCGCCGCGTGCGCTCCACCAAGATCAGCATGGTCTTCCAGCACTTCGCCCTGTTCCCGCACCGCGACGTGCTGGAGAACGCCGGCTACGGCCTGGAGGTCCAGGGCGTCCCCCGGGCCGAGCGCGAACGGCGGGCCGCCGAAGCGCTGGCCCTCTGCGGGCTCGGCGGCTGGGAGAAGTCCTGGCCCGACGAGCTGTCCGGCGGCATGCAGCAGCGCGTGGGCCTCGCCCGCGCCCTGGCCACCGACGCCGACCTGCTGCTGATGGACGAGTCCTTCAGCGCGCTCGACCCGCTGATCCGCCGCGACATGCAGGACCAGCTGCTCGAACTCCAGAAGAGCCTGGGCAAGACCATCGTCTTCATCACCCACGACCTCAACGAGGCCATGCGGCTCGGCGACTCCATCGCCGTCATGCGCGACGGCCGCATCGTCCAGCAGGGCACGGCCGAGGACATCCTCACCCGCCCCGCCGACGACTACGTCGCCTCGTTCATCCAGGACGTGGACCGCTCGCGGGTGCTGACGGCCGACGCCGTCATGACCGGAGCCGCCGGCGGCCGGCCCGACTGCGGCTGCCCCACCGTCTCCGCGGGCACCCCGCTCGCCGACGTGTGCGCCGTCAGCGCCCGCGTCCCGCACGACGTGACCGTCACCGGTGACGACGGCTCCGTCCTCGGCTCCGTCCCGCAGGGCCGCCTCGTCGCCTTCATCGGCGACGAGCGACGCGCCGCGCTGGACTGCACGGAGGTGGCGGCCTGA
- the malX gene encoding maltose/glucose-specific PTS transporter subunit IIBC yields the protein MKKTKAALWEFLQGLGKTFMLPVALLAFCGIMLGVGSSLSSPAVLRNLSFLDNEPLQLAFTWMSNTGLVAFKFLPVLFAMAIPLGLAREDKGVAAFSGFVGFASMNLAVNFFLTTRGVDFEDKGEIAHYGIADVLGVKSIDTGLLGAVAVGVIVALLHKRYRTKQMPDALAFFGGLRFVPIVSALAMSIVGLLVPLVWPTLGGWIASVGTGIAHAGVFGPFFFGMGEVLLRPIGLHHILVALFRFTDAGGAGVVCGENVSGALNLFYAQLSCPTPSGAAHTATQFLSQGKMAAYLGGLPGAALAMYHCAKRTMRPEIKALLISGVVACVVGGVTEPLEFLFLFIAPWLYLIHAVLVGLGFLVSAVLGVYIGNTDGNVIDLLVFGVLQGTTTKWYLVPVIAAIWFAVYYFLFRWAITKFNLKTPGRDDEPTGPETADTGDAADANAPKAELVAGKYDPVAILEALGGPANIHALDNCITRLRMTVGDAALLDDARLKKLGAIAVVRLDEHNVQVIIGPQVQSVKDAIAELTPVG from the coding sequence ATGAAGAAGACGAAGGCAGCGCTCTGGGAATTCCTCCAGGGCCTGGGCAAGACCTTCATGCTGCCCGTGGCCCTTCTGGCCTTCTGCGGCATCATGCTCGGCGTCGGCTCCTCGCTCTCCAGCCCGGCCGTCTTGCGGAACCTCTCCTTCCTGGACAACGAACCCCTCCAGCTGGCCTTCACCTGGATGTCCAACACGGGACTGGTGGCCTTCAAGTTCCTCCCGGTCCTCTTCGCGATGGCGATTCCGCTCGGCCTGGCGCGCGAGGACAAGGGCGTCGCCGCCTTCTCCGGTTTCGTCGGCTTCGCCTCCATGAACCTCGCGGTCAACTTCTTCCTCACCACGCGCGGCGTGGACTTCGAGGACAAGGGCGAGATCGCGCACTACGGCATCGCCGACGTGCTCGGCGTGAAGTCCATCGACACCGGACTGCTCGGAGCGGTCGCCGTCGGTGTCATCGTGGCCCTGCTGCACAAGCGCTACCGCACCAAGCAGATGCCCGACGCGCTCGCCTTCTTCGGCGGCCTGCGCTTCGTCCCGATCGTCTCCGCCCTGGCCATGAGCATCGTCGGACTCCTCGTCCCGCTCGTCTGGCCCACCCTCGGCGGCTGGATCGCCTCCGTCGGCACGGGCATCGCGCACGCCGGAGTCTTCGGCCCCTTCTTCTTCGGCATGGGCGAGGTGCTGCTGCGCCCCATCGGCCTGCACCACATCCTCGTCGCCCTGTTCCGCTTCACCGACGCCGGCGGAGCCGGGGTGGTCTGCGGGGAGAACGTCAGCGGGGCCCTGAACCTCTTCTACGCCCAGCTCTCCTGCCCCACCCCCTCGGGCGCGGCGCACACCGCGACCCAGTTCCTGTCCCAGGGCAAGATGGCCGCGTACCTCGGCGGTCTGCCCGGCGCCGCGCTCGCCATGTACCACTGCGCCAAGCGCACCATGCGCCCGGAGATCAAGGCGCTGCTCATCTCCGGTGTCGTCGCCTGCGTGGTCGGCGGGGTCACCGAACCGCTCGAGTTCCTCTTCCTCTTCATCGCCCCGTGGCTGTACCTGATCCACGCGGTCCTGGTGGGCCTCGGCTTCCTGGTCTCCGCCGTGCTCGGCGTGTACATCGGCAACACCGACGGCAACGTCATCGACCTGCTGGTCTTCGGAGTCCTCCAGGGCACGACCACCAAGTGGTACCTGGTCCCGGTGATCGCCGCGATCTGGTTCGCCGTGTACTACTTCCTCTTCCGCTGGGCGATCACCAAGTTCAACCTCAAGACCCCCGGACGCGACGACGAGCCCACCGGCCCCGAAACGGCCGACACGGGGGACGCCGCCGACGCGAACGCCCCCAAGGCCGAGCTGGTCGCCGGCAAGTACGACCCGGTCGCCATCCTCGAAGCCCTCGGCGGCCCGGCCAACATCCACGCCCTCGACAACTGCATCACCCGCCTGCGCATGACCGTCGGCGACGCCGCGCTGCTGGACGACGCCCGGCTGAAGAAGCTCGGAGCCATCGCCGTGGTCCGGCTCGACGAGCACAACGTGCAGGTCATCATCGGCCCCCAGGTGCAGTCCGTGAAGGACGCCATCGCCGAGCTCACCCCGGTCGGCTGA
- a CDS encoding SigB/SigF/SigG family RNA polymerase sigma factor, producing MPAPGPAAPVTGPAADRGPAAEPAATALPPRIAEPREVAPADARELTRLFFRRLHELDEGTPEYRYVRETLIEMNISLVRFAMRPFRGRGDGGDLDDLLQVGTIGLIKAIDRFDPAREVEFASLAMPYITGEIKRHFRDTSWAVRVPRRLQELRIDLAKAKEELTALLDHPPTVADLAAHLSLTEEEVIEGLVAANGHTSGSLDAPGSERADGRTEGHSLAETMGAEEPALERVEDIQTLAPLLERLSDRERRMLSMRFGEELTQAQIGAALGISQMQVSRLLTRVLAHLRASMLADPEGPEAAAPQEAESGCAGVVVDAGGDAA from the coding sequence GTGCCCGCCCCCGGCCCCGCCGCCCCTGTTACCGGCCCCGCCGCAGACCGGGGCCCCGCCGCGGAGCCCGCCGCCACCGCGCTCCCGCCGCGGATCGCGGAGCCCCGCGAGGTGGCCCCCGCGGACGCGCGCGAGCTGACGAGGCTCTTCTTCCGCCGGCTCCACGAGCTCGACGAGGGCACCCCCGAGTACCGGTACGTCCGCGAGACCCTCATCGAGATGAACATCTCGCTCGTCCGGTTCGCGATGCGCCCCTTCCGCGGCCGCGGCGACGGAGGCGACCTCGACGACCTGCTCCAGGTCGGCACCATAGGCCTGATCAAAGCCATCGACCGGTTCGACCCGGCCCGCGAGGTCGAGTTCGCCTCCCTCGCCATGCCGTACATCACAGGCGAGATCAAGCGGCACTTCCGCGACACCAGTTGGGCGGTCCGCGTACCGCGCCGGCTCCAGGAACTGCGCATCGACCTGGCCAAGGCGAAGGAGGAGCTGACCGCGCTCCTCGACCACCCGCCGACGGTCGCCGACCTCGCCGCACACCTCTCGCTCACCGAGGAGGAGGTCATCGAGGGGCTCGTCGCCGCCAACGGCCACACCAGCGGCTCCCTGGACGCCCCGGGCTCCGAACGGGCCGACGGCCGGACCGAGGGCCACAGCCTCGCCGAGACCATGGGGGCCGAGGAGCCGGCGCTGGAGCGCGTCGAGGACATCCAGACCCTGGCACCGCTGCTGGAACGCCTCAGCGACCGCGAGCGGCGCATGCTGTCGATGCGCTTCGGCGAGGAGCTCACCCAGGCCCAGATCGGCGCCGCCCTCGGCATCTCGCAGATGCAGGTCTCGCGCCTCCTGACCCGGGTGCTCGCGCACCTGCGGGCCTCGATGCTCGCCGACCCGGAGGGCCCCGAAGCCGCGGCCCCGCAGGAAGCGGAATCCGGTTGCGCGGGCGTGGTCGTGGATGCGGGCGGCGACGCAGCGTAA